From Zea mays cultivar B73 chromosome 3, Zm-B73-REFERENCE-NAM-5.0, whole genome shotgun sequence:
CTTTTATCAAAAAAAGGTTCATTCTTGACAACTTCATATTGGTGCAGCGTACGGCCAGATATCTCCATCAACAAAGACAGGCTCGTATCCTCTTCAAGTTAGACATTTCTAAGGCTTTTGATTCGGTGTCATGGCCGTTTCTCATTGAGGTTTTGAGGAAAATGGGGTTTGGGcagatttggtgtgatgttgtgtGTGGACTGTTGGCTTCTTCCTCCACAAGAATTTTGCTAAATGGCGTTCCTGGGGAGATCATTTCACACCAGAGGGGCCTTAGGCAAGGAGACCCACTATCCCCTTTGTTGTTCATTTTGGTTATGGATGTTCTGAACTTGCTCATTCAAAAGGCTTCCGATGAAGGGTTACTTCAGCAGCTATCTTCTGGGACTTTACATCACAGGCTTTCTCTCTACGCGGATGACGCGGTGGTTTTTCTTAGGCCGGTGGCTTCAGACATCAGCTTGGTCCTGGAGATCCTTCGGCTTTTTGGGGAAGCCTCGGGGCTCAAGACCAATGTCCTGAAAAGTAGTGTGTTCCCCATTCGTTGTACCGAAGATGATTTGATGCGGGTCCAAGCTTCTCTCCCCTGCCCCATTTCTGATTTTCCGTGTCAATATCTTGGACTGCCCCTGTCCTTGGGAAAGCTTTCAAAGGCCCAGTTACAGGCATTGGTGGACAAGGCAGCTAGTGTTCTCCCAGGTTGGAAGGCCGACCTGATGACAAAGGCGGGTCGTGCTGTTTATGTTCAGTTTGTTCTCACGGCAAAAATGAtttatgctgcgatggctttggaCCTCCCTATTTGGACCATCAAAGCTATTGACAAGATAAGAAGAGGTTTCCTTTGGAAAGGAAGAAAACAAGCCAATGGTGGTCACTGTTTAGTGGCGTGGGGCAAGGTCACTAGGCCTAAAGTTCTGGGCGGCCTTGGGATCACTGATCTTTGGCTTTTGAGCGTGGCGCTTCGAGCTAGGTGGCCTTGGCTCCAGAGAACCGATCACTCTAAGCCTTGGTCGGTTCTCCCTGTTCAGGCATGTGGTGCGGTGGAAGCCTTGATCAATGTTGCAGTTGTGTCTCAATTGGGTGATGGACAGGATATCCTCTTTTGGAAGGATCGGTGGCTGAATGGTAGAAGAATCAGTGAGGTGGCACCTGAGGTTCTTGAGCATGTACCTAAGTGTGTTGTTTCCAAAAGGCTGGTAAAAGATGCTTTAACAAATCTGAATTGGGTGGCTGATATAAGGGGTGCGCTTTCAGTTAGGGCGCTTGCACAGGTTTTGGATCTCTGTGACTTGCTGGAGGGCTTAGTTCTTCAACCTGGGATTCCTGATAAGCATTCTTGGAAGTTCAGCGCGTCGGGGGATTACTCCTCTAGTTCTGCCTACCAGGTTCTTCTCCTTGGAGCTGTTGAATTTAGGCCGGCTGAACGGATTTGGAAGACCTGGGCACCAAGGAAATGCAAATTTTTTATGTGGCTGGTTGTGCATGATAGATGTTGGACAGCTgacaggttggcaaaaaggggaaTGGATCATCCCGTCTGCTGTCCGCTTTGTGACCAGGCGGATGAAACTATTAATCACTTATTGGTCGAGTGCAGCTTTGCGAAGCAGTTTTGGTTCCTTTTCCTTCGGTCTGGGGACTTCCAGGTGCTCTGTCCCTCTACAGGGGATGGCTGCTTTGACTCTTGGTGGGAGAAGAGTGCCGAGGTGGTGGGCAAGCCTTTGTCGGGTGGTTTCAACTCGCTGGTCATATTGGGTGCGTGGTCGATCTGGAAACACAGGAATAGGTGTGTGTTTGATGGTTGTAGCCCGAATGTTGAGGTCGCCCTTTCGGCAGCTAGGGAGGAGTTGATGTGCTGGCGTTTGGCTGGCGCTAAAACTCTCTCTTTCTTCCATTTAGAGGAGCTGTCTTAGGCGTTAATGGTGGTGTGAGTTTGTAAAACTGTTGTTTCTGTtttggggttccccccttttttcttcttaatataaaaaTACGCAGACCTCCTGCGTATTCAAGAAAAAAACAACACAGCCTATTGGAAGAGCATGTTCAGCCTTCATCATGGAACGGTCAGCATCATACTTAATAATTGACACATCATACTGAACTGTAGAGATAGTTTCCTTATATTAGAAACTTAGGGCAGTTTGGGATGTGAATTTTGATCTAGCGGTTATTTTCATCTCGATCGCTTGTAGTTTTGAACCATCTACATATAAAATATTTAAAGCTCTAGGTTTAGCATTGAGGTAATAAGTAACAACTATTTGCATTAGCATGGCTCTCACCACATTGCTATTATTTTTATTTCTCTGTGTAGGGCCAATTGACTATCAAGGGAGAGCTTTTCAGGTATGACTTGCAGTTTCTGGTCCTTCCAGTCAGTATTTACAAATTAAATTATTTTCTTATCTCTCATGCTGTGTTTCTATTTGTAGCAAACTAATATGTATGCAACACCACCAAACAACAGTTTTGACACAGGTAAGGAACTGTTGAGCCACCAAACTCGCTGCAATCCTGCCAAAGATATTTCTTTTAGCTCCCGAAACCAAATGTTCTTGCCTGTCACAGCTGTTACTTCACTCATAGACTCATGGTTTATCTTGAACAGGGAGGAACTCATTCATGCCATTAGCTGCTGAATCTTCTTATGGACCATTTCCAGGATCCTACTCTGAGGTAGGCAATCATGTGGGCCATGCTATAGTAGTTAATTTTGATTATCACATTTGTGTTTGAGTATCATACATCATCTTGTCTACCATAAGCTATAATTTGCTTGTTGTCCTACAGCAGCACTGAATGAACTAATCTGGTGGCAAGTTACACTGAATCATGTGAGTTGTGACATTTTTGTGATTCCAGCAGCGGGTGCAGAGGCCTGGTGGATACGGATTCCAGCAACAGACAAGCAGCGACCGATTGAATGTTGTTGGCCCACGGAGCAGCTACCAAGGGGGTTCTTCTAATCACCATGCTGGTAGTAATGCCATGGATGACCCGGCAGCGGTTGCAGCAGAATTGCAGCGCCGCTGGGTTCCCCCACAGCCACCAGGCGTCATCATGCCAGAGGCTGCGGCCGCCATCCGACAGGCCAGGTCGGTTCCGAGGCAGCTGCCAAGCGGCGATGGGCGCCTGGGCGCTGATGTCCCGAGACAGCCTGAGCCTGCCATTGCCATGGCGACAACAGAGCACGTGAACGTTGCCCCTGAAGCACCTGGCGGGGAGTTGCCAAGCGATGGTGGTGGTGCCATGACTGCTGATGCCAGCAACGGTGGTGGGAGTGGAGAGCAGCAGGAGCAGGAAGCCTCTTGAGTGAAGCTTTTTGGACGCcctttgatttggttctttgagagGATCTAGCTTGCACCTGTACCTGTGTGTGTAGCATATGCATATGCATCTGCATAGGTTTGTGACATAATGTGCCTCGTGTTCGAAACTGCAGCTGTATTGTAGATATATAAACTGATCAACTTTACACGTGTGTTACCTGTGTGTTCTGTCATAAGTGTATCAGCTATGAGGACGTATTTGCTTCGGCCCATGCTAAAATATTCGCAAAGTTTGGGCCAAGCATGGGCTGAACTGAGCATTCTAATCAGCAATGGCCCAATTTTGAGCCATGTGCTTTCAGATAGTTTATATATTTTGAGCCGTATGCTTCCAAATAGTGATCGAAACTCGAAAGCTCTGACCCAACGGTCCCTTTTGTTTCAGCCGCACCACCTCAACAGACGAGGCTTTGAGCTGTCTATAAAAGCTACATGAGACCATGAATTAGGGTTTCAGCGACGGCGGCAGCTGCGCGATGACGGGGCCAACACGTGTGGGCGGGTCAGGCGCGGCAATGGCCGACGTGTGAACACACGGTTAGGCGGGTCCGCCGCGGACGAGCACGACGCTGGCCGACGCGCGGCCGAGCGGGTCCTGCGCGGACAGAAGGTGTCCGCGGCAGGCGGACGGACGTGGCACCGGTGGTCCGCCGCGGACGGATAGACGACGAGGACCATCAGTCGGGACATTGTCGTCCTCGAGATCGACTCGTCACAGGCAACACATCTGAGGTGGGAGCGATCGCGACAGTGGATCCCGGCGGCACACGTGCGATGGGGGTCCCTAAGACGCGCACGATACGACCCATTCGAGGTGGGAGTGGCGGCGACAGACTTCTCTAGGCGCGAGCGGCGACGGATCCCAAAGGCGCGCGTGGTGACAACTACTCCCCTAGGTGCGAGCGATGGCCCTGTTTTTATGCTACTCTGTATACATATTTATGTCAACGTCAATAGGTAATTACGACATATATATTTAGTTCATGGCTCCCCTTCCTATCTGTTGTATGTTTATGTTTGTTCTATTCACATTTTACGCAAACATTACCTAACCCAGTGTCTATATGGGGTTCATACCATTTGCGCCATATATATAAGATATTTACGACATACACATTTACACAACAAAACAAAATTTCAAAAAAGGTAACCTATAAAATCTCGAGCATGCAATCCCTTGATTTTATGGTGCCTGTTACTgccataaaaaatttaaattcccTAATCAACCCACCTTATTAAATCTCCTAACCAACTCATCTAATATAATCATTTGATTTATGGGGGACGTATAGATATGGGGGATGTTGATTCGGAGTAAACCATCATTCCACGTCCAGATTATGCCATGCTTAAttcaaagtcgcctagaggggggtgaataggcgaaacctgaaaattataaactttgaacacgcactatatCTGggattagtgttagaaataattcggagtgcgAAAATAGTTTCTCTTGCAATGAGTTGCTCAATCGATACGGATAacttttgggagcaaactcaaaacgatgtgagcaagagaactttagagagagaggggaggggagaaacaaatcgaatggtgaaGATGAATACAAGTGGACAcggcgatttgtttcccgaggttcggttccaaagaacctactccgcattgaggaggccacaaaggctgggtctattttaaccctttccctctctcaatcagtcacttagaccggtcaagtgctttttctcaatctcacggatcactaagaccccgcaaggatcaccacaaaatTAAGTGTCTCTTGCAACCTTTACAAAACACTTATAGAGTTTAGAGagtgaagaagaaagcacgattatgaaaaccaagcaacaagagcaacaaatgaaacacagatcacactctctcaagtcactaatcactaatgatcacttgtctcaattgagaaacttggagagattggaagctttgaatgtgtcttggaatggattgctagctcttgtattgaatgtggatgAGTCGAGTGCTTGGATttgttgaatggaggtggttggggttgaatttatagcctccaaccacttcctagccgttgctccttttctgccaaCCGCGGATGGTCcgtgcccctggtccggacggtccgcccctgcatatcaacgactgaaatcacaacggtcagcagtaacggctatatcaacggctataatgcacttaatgtgtcgtcagatgtcagataaagcagtcgcggacggtccagtcatgcactccggacggtccgtgaggacgctaaaaatgaattttaccgaacccgtcaccttcgggtttttctggttttacAACGACCGAATGGTCCGCACCTGAGGCTGGACGGTccacgcttggtctcggacggtgctcgcttcttcTTCAGACGGTCTGTAGTGTTATCGTATGTTTTTACAGAGTTCCTGTCTAATGCTCaccctcgtgtcgcggacggtccgccgcaagggcccggacggtctgcgcataggtgtttttccaaaaagcttctcttgtccggaataatctatgatATTCCGGATAGTCGACTTAGAGTACTTGTAGACGAACTTACGCACCTGaggaatgatcaactaggcaaactagttagtccatatggtttgtgatggttgtcaaacaccaaaatcgattataggaaatgtttaagtccatttccttttcaatctccccctttttggtgattgatgccaacacaaaccaaata
This genomic window contains:
- the LOC100283823 gene encoding peroxin Pex14 isoform X1, with amino-acid sequence MAEKSPSSAPQGGSGGNESFDNLVIQAPQLMREDYIQNAVKFLSHPKVKGSPVFHRRSFLEKKGLTSEEIDEAFCRVPDPKPNGTDAVAAGRQQANNPSQSVVLQPYTEVQPQAATASATAGPIVPHTKAQLSWVNTLLGAGLFLGLGASAAITLKKLVIPSLKSWTRRVVAEGDENAKSEHTSKLCEEIREAIKVSASAFSDIAKINQEVLASKDEDRKVLMKLTEAFESQENVFKSLSETLNRIRENQLSDCNFRNFGLLNSALITLLPKLEGAALVKDFRPISLIHSFAKLVTKMMANRLAGHLGAMVSPNQTAFIKKRFILDNFILVQRTARYLHQQRQARILFKLDISKAFDSVSWPFLIEVLRKMGFGQIWCDVVCGLLASSSTRILLNGVPGEIISHQRGLRQGDPLSPLLFILVMDVLNLLIQKASDEGLLQQLSSGTLHHRLSLYADDAVVFLRPVASDISLVLEILRLFGEASGLKTNVLKSSVFPIRCTEDDLMRVQASLPCPISDFPCQYLGLPLSLGKLSKAQLQALVDKAASVLPGWKADLMTKAGRAVYVQFVLTAKMIYAAMALDLPIWTIKAIDKIRRGFLWKGRKQANGGHCLVAWGKVTRPKVLGGLGITDLWLLSVALRARWPWLQRTDHSKPWSVLPVQACGAVEALINVAVVSQLGDGQDILFWKDRWLNGRRISEVAPEVLEHVPKCVVSKRLVKDALTNLNWVADIRGALSVRALAQVLDLCDLLEGLVLQPGIPDKHSWKFSASGDYSSSSAYQVLLLGAVEFRPAERIWKTWAPRKCKFFMWLVVHDRCWTADRLAKRGMDHPVCCPLCDQADETINHLLVECSFAKQFWFLFLRSGDFQVLCPSTGDGCFDSWWEKSAEVVGKPLSGGFNSLVILGPIDYQGRAFQQTNMYATPPNNSFDTGRNSFMPLAAESSYGPFPGSYSEQRVQRPGGYGFQQQTSSDRLNVVGPRSSYQGGSSNHHAGSNAMDDPAAVAAELQRRWVPPQPPGVIMPEAAAAIRQARSVPRQLPSGDGRLGADVPRQPEPAIAMATTEHVNVAPEAPGGELPSDGGGAMTADASNGGGSGEQQEQEAS
- the LOC100283823 gene encoding peroxin Pex14 isoform X3, with product MREDYIQNAVKFLSHPKVKGSPVFHRRSFLEKKGLTSEEIDEAFCRVPDPKPNGTDAVAAGRQQANNPSQSVVLQPYTEVQPQAATASATAGPIVPHTKAQLSWVNTLLGAGLFLGLGASAAITLKKLVIPSLKSWTRRVVAEGDENAKSEHTSKLCEEIREAIKVSASAFSDIAKINQEVLASKDEDRKVLMKLTEAFESQENVFKSLSETLNRIRENQLSDCNFRNFGLLNSALITLLPKLEGAALVKDFRPISLIHSFAKLVTKMMANRLAGHLGAMVSPNQTAFIKKRFILDNFILVQRTARYLHQQRQARILFKLDISKAFDSVSWPFLIEVLRKMGFGQIWCDVVCGLLASSSTRILLNGVPGEIISHQRGLRQGDPLSPLLFILVMDVLNLLIQKASDEGLLQQLSSGTLHHRLSLYADDAVVFLRPVASDISLVLEILRLFGEASGLKTNVLKSSVFPIRCTEDDLMRVQASLPCPISDFPCQYLGLPLSLGKLSKAQLQALVDKAASVLPGWKADLMTKAGRAVYVQFVLTAKMIYAAMALDLPIWTIKAIDKIRRGFLWKGRKQANGGHCLVAWGKVTRPKVLGGLGITDLWLLSVALRARWPWLQRTDHSKPWSVLPVQACGAVEALINVAVVSQLGDGQDILFWKDRWLNGRRISEVAPEVLEHVPKCVVSKRLVKDALTNLNWVADIRGALSVRALAQVLDLCDLLEGLVLQPGIPDKHSWKFSASGDYSSSSAYQVLLLGAVEFRPAERIWKTWAPRKCKFFMWLVVHDRCWTADRLAKRGMDHPVCCPLCDQADETINHLLVECSFAKQFWFLFLRSGDFQVLCPSTGDGCFDSWWEKSAEVVGKPLSGGFNSLVILGPIDYQGRAFQQTNMYATPPNNSFDTGRNSFMPLAAESSYGPFPGSYSEQRVQRPGGYGFQQQTSSDRLNVVGPRSSYQGGSSNHHAGSNAMDDPAAVAAELQRRWVPPQPPGVIMPEAAAAIRQARSVPRQLPSGDGRLGADVPRQPEPAIAMATTEHVNVAPEAPGGELPSDGGGAMTADASNGGGSGEQQEQEAS
- the LOC100283823 gene encoding peroxin Pex14 isoform X2, with amino-acid sequence MAEKSPSSAPQGGSGGNESFDNLVIQAPQLMREDYIQNAVKFLSHPKVKGSPVFHRRSFLEKKGLTSEEIDEAFCRVPDPKPNGTDAVAAGRQQANNPSQSVVLQPYTEVQPQAATASATAGPIVPHTKAQLSWVNTLLGAGLFLGLGASAAITLKKLVIPSLKSWTRRVVAEGDENAKSEHTSKLCEEIREAIKVSASAFSDIAKINQEVLASKDEDRKVLMKLTEAFESQENVFKSLSETLNRIRENQLSDCNFRNFGLLNSALITLLPKLEGAALVKDFRPISLIHSFAKLVTKMMANRLAGHLGAMVSPNQTAFIKKRFILDNFILVQRTARYLHQQRQARILFKLDISKAFDSVSWPFLIEVLRKMGFGQIWCDVVCGLLASSSTRILLNGVPGEIISHQRGLRQGDPLSPLLFILVMDVLNLLIQKASDEGLLQQLSSGTLHHRLSLYADDAVVFLRPVASDISLVLEILRLFGEASGLKTNVLKSSVFPIRCTEDDLMRVQASLPCPISDFPCQYLGLPLSLGKLSKAQLQALVDKAASVLPGWKADLMTKAGRAVYVQFVLTAKMIYAAMALDLPIWTIKAIDKIRRGFLWKGRKQANGGHCLVAWGKVTRPKVLGGLGITDLWLLSVALRARWPWLQRTDHSKPWSVLPVQACGAVEALINVAVVSQLGDGQDILFWKDRWLNGRRISEVAPEVLEHVPKCVVSKRLVKDALTNLNWVADIRGALSVRALAQVLDLCDLLEGLVLQPGIPDKHSWKFSASGDYSSSSAYQVLLLGAVEFRPAERIWKTWAPRKCKFFMWLVVHDRCWTADRLAKRGMDHPVCCPLCDQADETINHLLVECSFAKQFWFLFLRSGDFQVLCPSTGDGCFDSWWEKSAEVVGKPLSGGFNSLVILGPIDYQGRAFQQTNMYATPPNNSFDTGRNSFMPLAAESSYGPFPGSYSERVQRPGGYGFQQQTSSDRLNVVGPRSSYQGGSSNHHAGSNAMDDPAAVAAELQRRWVPPQPPGVIMPEAAAAIRQARSVPRQLPSGDGRLGADVPRQPEPAIAMATTEHVNVAPEAPGGELPSDGGGAMTADASNGGGSGEQQEQEAS